In a genomic window of Salminus brasiliensis chromosome 12, fSalBra1.hap2, whole genome shotgun sequence:
- the nmrk1 gene encoding nicotinamide riboside kinase 1, producing the protein MKKLIVGIGGMTNGGKSTLSRSLQAVLPNSCIISQDSFFKDDSVVPVDSHGFKQYDMLDALHMDRMMHEIKSWMQDPQRFMQSQGLTVKCPVSEKGNDIFSLIVEGFLIFNYGPLNTLFDKRYFLQIPYEMCKLRRSSRVYVPPDPVGYFDGHVWPMYLKNRKEMEDTVQDLVFLDGTQKREDLLARVSEDIQQMFTVV; encoded by the exons CATGACCAATGGAGGTAAAAGCACGTTGAGCAGAAGCCTTCAGGCAGTTCTCCCCAACAGCTGCATCATTTCCCAGGACTCTTTCTTTAAA GATGACTCAGTGGTGCCGGTTGACAGCCATGGCTTTAAGCAGTACGACA TGTTGGACGCCCTGCACATGGACAGGATGATGCATGAGATCAAGTCTTGGATGCAGGACCCGCAGAGGTTCATGCAGTCACAAGGTCTTACAGTGAAGTGTCCCGTGTCCGAGAAGGGCAATGACATAttctctctcatagttgagggaTTTCTCATCTTTAATTATGG GCCCCTGAACACTCTGTTTGACAAGAGATACTTCTTGCAGATTCCGTATGAGATGTGTAAGCTGAGGAGAAG CTCGAGGGTCTATGTTCCTCCGGACCCTGTGGGTTACTTCGATGGGCATGTCTGGCCCATGTATCTGAAAAACAGGAAGGAAATGGAGGACACAGTGCAGGACTTGG TTTTTCTAGATGGCACTCAGAAGAGAGAAGATTTGTTGGCCAGGGTTTCTGAAGACATCCAGCAGATGTTTACAGTTGTATAG